One genomic window of Gossypium hirsutum isolate 1008001.06 chromosome D11, Gossypium_hirsutum_v2.1, whole genome shotgun sequence includes the following:
- the LOC107891834 gene encoding serine hydroxymethyltransferase, mitochondrial produces MAMAMALRRLSSSIDKPLRPFFNAPSLYYMSSLPNEAVYEKEKPGVTWPKQLNAPLETVDPEIADIIELEKARQWKGLELIPSENFTSVSVMQAVGSIMTNKYSEGYPGARYYGGNEYIDMAEILCQKRALEAFRLDPEKWGVNVQPLSGSPSNFQVYTALLKPHDRIMALDLPHGGHLSHGYQTDTKKISAVSIFFETMPYRLNENTGYIDYDQLEKSATLFRPKLIVAGASAYARLYDYARIRKVCDKQKAIMLADMAHISGLVAAGVIPSPFEYADVVTTTTHKSLRGPRGAMIFFRKGVKGINKQGKEVLYDYEDKINQAVFPGLQGGPHNHTITGLAVALKQATTPEYKAYQEQVLSNCSKFAQTLAAKGYELVSGGTENHLVLVNLKNKGIDGSRVEKVLEAVHIAANKNTVPGDVSAMVPGGIRMGTPALTSRGFVEEDFVKVAEYFDAAVNLAVKIKAETTGTKLKDFVATLQSAHFQSEVAKLRQDVEEYAKQFPTIGFDKETMKYKN; encoded by the exons atggcCATGGCAATGGCGCTTCGACGACTCTCCTCTTCCATTGACAAGCCTCTCCGTCCTTTCTTCAATGCCCCTTCCCTCTATTACATg TCGTCTTTGCCAAATGAAGCTGTGTACGAGAAGGAGAAACCTGGCGTCACT TGGCCAAAGCAACTGAATGCTCCACTTGAAACCGTTGATCCTGAAATTGCTGACATCATCGAACTTGAAAAAGCGCGCCAATGGAAG GGACTTGAACTCATTCCATCGGAGAACTTCACGTCGGTGTCAGTGATGCAAGCAGTTGGGTCTATCATGACCAACAAGTACAGTGAAGGGTATCCCGGTGCTAGATACTATGGAGGGAATGA GTACATCGACATGGCAGAGATATTGTGTCAGAAGCGTGCTCTGGAAGCATTCAGGTTAGATCCTGAAAAATGGGGAG TGAATGTGCAGCCCCTTTCTGGTTCTCcttccaattttcaagtttacaCTGCACTCTTAAAGCCTCATGACAGAATTATGGCACTTGATCTTCCCCATGGTGGTCATCTCTCTCATGGTTATCAG ACGGACACCAAAAAGATATCTGCTGTGTCCATATTTTTTGAGACAATGCCATATCGGCTGAATGAAAACACTGGCTATATCGACTATGATCAG TTGGAGAAGAGTGCAACTCTTTTCAGGCCGAAATTAATAGTTGCTGGTGCCAGTGCTTATGCACGTCTGTATGATTATGCACGCATTCGAAAG GTTTGTGACAAGCAAAAAGCAATAATGTTGGCAGACATGGCACACATCAGTGGTTTGGTTGCAGCCGGTGTTATCCCTTCACCTTTCGAGTATGCCGATGTTGTTACCACCACAACTCACAAATCACTTCGTGGGCCTCGTGGAGCCATGATTTTCTTCAGAAAGGGAGTGAAAGGGATTAACAAACAAGGGAAAGAG GTTCTGTATGATTATGAAGACAAAATCAATCAGGCTGTCTTTCCTGGACTTCAAGGTGGTCCGCACAACCACACAATTACTGGTCTAGCAGTTGCACTGAAACAGGCAACAACTCCGGAGTACAAGGCCTACCAAGAGCAAGTTCTCAGTAATTGCTCGAAGTTTGCACAG ACTCTAGCTGCAAAAGGATACGAACTTGTTTCTGGTGGAACAGAGAATCATCTAGTTTTGGTTAATCTGAAGAACAAG GGCATTGATGGCTCCAGGGTTGAAAAGGTATTGGAAGCAGTTCATATTGCTGCAAACAAAAACACTGTACCTGGAGATGTGTCTGCTATGGTTCCTGGTGGCATCAGGATGG GAACTCCGGCTCTTACGTCTAGGGGATTTGTTGAGGAGGACTTTGTCAAGGTAGCAGAATACTTTGATGCTGCTGTGAACTTGGCAGTTAAAATCAAGGCTGAAACTACAG GGACAAAGTTGAAAGACTTTGTGGCCACACTGCAGTCTGCTCACTTTCAATCTGAGGTTGCAAAACTCCGCCAAGATGTTGAGGAGTATGCAAAGCAATTCCCCACAATTGGGTTCGACAAGGAAACCATGAAGTACAAGAACTAA